The following nucleotide sequence is from Vanrija pseudolonga chromosome 4, complete sequence.
GACACGAGCTGATAACCAGACCCCCATCACCGAGTCTGGCTTCACCGGTctcgctgtcggcgctgcccTTGCCGGTCTCCGCCCCGTCTGCGAGTTCAGTGAGTATCGCGCCGTCCACACATCGTTCCCCGTCCACATGCTGTGTGCCAGCCCGCCAAGAGCGGGTCTCGCTGCAATGAGGGCGATTCTACGTTCCCTGTCCAGCTCCGTCGCAACGGGGACTCTGCCAGCTCCTTTCCCCGGCTGGGGAGGACTGGCAATGTCCTCGTTGCGTTGTGGCGAGGATGCCAGCACAACTCCCAAGTTCTCCCCTCCCAAGCTCTTCCCTTCCTAGCTTCTCACTCCCCCAAGCTCTCCCTCCCAGCTCTCGTCCTCCCCACACCCCGCTAACCCACCCCAGTGACCTGGAACTTCGCCATGCAGGCCATTGACCAGATCGTCaacgagggcggcaagaccTACTACATGTCGGGCGGCAACGTCCCCTGCCCCGTCACCTTCCGTGGCCCCaacggtgccgccgccggtgtcGGTGCCCAGCACTCGCAGTGCTTCGCCGCCTGGTACGGCTCCATCCCCGGCCTCAAGGTCGTCTCGCCCTGGTCGGCTGCCGACTGCAAGGGTCTCCTCAAGTCGGCTATCCGGGATCCCAACCCCGTCTGTGTCCTTGAGAACGAGCTCCTCTACGGTGTCTCCTTCCCCAtgaccaaggaggagctctCGGAGGACTTCCTCATCCCCTTCGGCAAGGCCAAGATTGAGAAGGAGGGCTCGGACATCACCATTGTCGCCCACTCCAAGATGGTCACCCactcgctcgaggccgccgagatcctcgagaaggaggacggcatcaaggtcgaggttgtcAACCTCCGCTCCATCCGCCCTCTCGACATTGACACCATTGTCGCCTCGGTCAAGAAGACCAACCACCTCGTCACTGTCGAGGGTGGCTTCCCCGCCTTCGGTGTCGGCTCCGAGATCATTGCCCAGGTCTGCGAGTCGGCCGCCTTTGACTTCCTTGACGCTCCTCCTGAGCGTATCACTGGCGCCGATGTTCCTACTCCCTacgccgagacgctcgagggcctcgcgtTCCCCGACACTGACCTGGTCGTCAAGACCATCCGTCGCCACCTGTACCGTCAATAGATGGAATGGCGAGATTTAGCCGTTCCTGCCCTTTCAACGCACGTAGTGTAATGCATCTATGGGTTTAGCTGccggggagggaggaggggggagggggttggATGTGGCTGCTACAAGTAACGATGCTTGTCATGGTGGGCATTCGTGAGCCGTGACGACTTGTCCCAAATTCCGTCATTAGGGATTGTCGATTAGCCTTGTTGTTCCAAATGCTCACGTGCCACTCTAAAAAGGTGTGACATaacgcaggcggcggcgcggcggcggcgaggcctCGGAGAGTCAGTGGCCagatccaccaccacccaccaccaccgccgccgccgaccaccAACCTCATTCACATCACGCCCAGTTTGCATCACAACACTTTTGAGTTCAACGCGCGTCCCACCTCCCCccatccccctccccctcctcaccctcgccgacaaTGTCCGCACCCAGCGGGCCCGGCAGGTCAGTGCAGCatcaacaccaccaccaaccccgCACCTTCCTCTCTccacggcgcgtcgtcctcgccaccgcgcTCCTAGCAGCCGCTGGGGTGGCGCTCACGTGGCCCGCGCTGCTGTCGTCTCCACCACTCGCAGCgagcgacacgacgacgctggaCGATGATGAGATTGCGCGCACAGCGAAAGCTGCCttcggccgcgtcgtcgacccctCCGAGCCGTGGGGCGCCGCCTGGATacaccccgacgccgacccgcAGCTAGGCACCCTCGACCTCTCGTACGCCGGCGGCACACCCTCCGCCGAGGGATGGCTCACCCACTGGCTCAGCATGGGCGGGGAAGGCGCGCTGACCGTCATGGTGGGTTCGACTGCACGAGTTGCACGCTGCGGTCCGAGCGCTGACGCGTGCTTTCAGCTCAAGCACACTGGGGAAGAGAGCGACAACCTCACGTTTCCGCACCGGCCGGCTGCGTTCCCCGCCTTCCTGCAGCCGAGTGCCGACctgcccgtcgccggcgtgctcgtgcccTTCGCGTCGTTAAAGCTGCCAAAGCATgacaaggtcggcggcgagagcgacgacgacgacgtcgcggcgggcgacgctGCAGCCCCACTCTCCGCCGGCAAGCCTGAATCTGCACCAGAACGCGCATGCCTCCCCCCAGCCTGGCCACCCATCCGGCCCCACCCTCCCAAAGCCCCGTTCACTGTCGCACTCGTCGAACGCGGCGGGTGCGACTTTGCGACCaaggtgcgcgcggcgcaggagcgtggcgccgccgcagtcaTTGTTGGCGACTCGacagcgcgcgccgacgagacggacgaggagggaaGGAGTAGGGAGAACCTCATCACCATGTTTTCGCCTGGTACGTGGCGTGAATGGTGTGTTGTCGGTGTGGCTGACCCATATCCAGAAGATACCACTGGCATCATCATACCCTCCGTGTTCGTGTCCCGTGCAAGCTACCTCACCCTCCGCGATCTCCTCTCAAATCATACCGTCCATGGACACCCTGGTCTCCGTGTAGAGTTGGGCGAGGCGACAGACGACGGCAAGTGCGTTTCAGCCGTTTGAGCGTTCCGTTTCCAGTCCTTGTGGAGCCAGTGGTGCTAACATGGCGCAGTGCCCTCGGTAGTTTACTCACTTTCGCCCTCCTCATGCCCTCCCTTTTCCTCCTCGCGACAATTGTGGCGCATCGTATCAGGATTGCTCGGTACGTGACTGCGCTGTGCGCTTGGTACATTGTGGAGCTAATACCCCCTGCAGTCAGCGCGAGGCTAATCGCGCCCCGCCAACCGTGGTCTTATCTCTGCCAGAAAGGGTCTGGACACCCGACATTGTGTGGGAAaaggacgactcggacgagtcGGACAAGGACACCGAGCCTGAGAACGCAGGGGCAGGAGACTCCGATATCAAGGCCCCAAAGTCTACCCCTGGATCGCCACTTACCACGGTAAGGGAGACTTCGCCCCCCATTGAAggcgacgctgccgctggcgcaaCATTGGAGGTGCCAGACGCCCCTACGCCAGTGACTGTTGTAGCCGAAGACGCAGCAACACCAGCGCGGCCACCAGCTCCTCCACGCAAGTCCAAGACGGCACACCGGGGAAAGAAGCGTCGACCTAGCAAGCGATACTATTCCAAAGACGAGTGCGCCATCTGCATGGACAACTTCCATGCAGGGGAAATCGTGCGAATCCTTCCCTGTGGTCATGTCTTCCATAAGGACGAGTGCGACGAGTGGCTCCTCAAGTGGCGCAAGCTGGTACGTAGGAGGTTGCTATGCCCACAAAAACctgacgctgacgccgcagtgCCCAACATGCCGTGCGGACGTCACCATTCCTGCGAGCGATCTCTCGTCGTCTGCCACTCTCACCCCTGTCGTGGACCGCTCCGATCCCACCGCGGCCCaggaagcagcagcagctggcaacgacgacgcgacctGGGTTGACCGGGTTGGTgcgagggtgggtgcggcgCTGCACTCGCTTCAGGAGTCTGTTCGTGCCGCTGTCCGCCGGCCCACCGAaaccgtcgacgagcgcacgccTCTGGTGCCTCACGACGCGGTGTAATTATACCCCGTAACATGTCACGACTCTACTCGGCCACCCGCTATCTATCATCCCTATTCTACCAGGACTCGGCCTTGTTCTATCGGTTGTACGCCATTTGATGCCACACTCACCGTGAGTACTACACAACAATGTTGCAGCGCCAGGCGTGCTTTGCGGTGCTATCTCTACTCGTGTAGGCGTGCGATCGAGTGGGATCTGCATGCTGCTAACCGCCCGAATTGACCGGGGGAACTGGTGCCAGGGATCCTGGGAGCTGCATTACCAGCATAGCTCTCTACACAGATTGTCGGATCCTGAAATCTCTGTGGTGCTGCGgtgggagcgagcgaggcggcggtggccggtGGCCTGTAAGCGACCGAGCCAGCGCAACGGTGGAGAAGTGCGATTCAAGGACCAAAGGCAGGCAGGCCTGTGCACTTGTGCCAtgccatgccgccgtcgagaccAAAAAAGCCGAAGGACGCGCGCCAGTCGGCAATGACGCGAGTCAAAGGAAGACGGACGGGGGATGCACACTAcggcctggctgcctgcctgccgcgAGGCTGACCGGCtgacgcgctgacgccatGCATGACGCTCGGACACCTCACAAAGTCGTGATCGATGGATAGCCGCAAACCAGTGACACGCCGACAACTCCCCCTGACTAAAAAGAAGTCTTGCAGCGTTATGGCATCTAGGGATTTTGTGTGGGCCATGGCTAtgctcgacaacgacgacgacggcgactacGACGATGACtcgacgaccgaccgacaCACACGGGTATACACAGGTctgcgcagcagcacacacCAGTGGCGATTGTGCCAAACATGCCATGCTGCCAGGatccaccccgccgccgccacgacaATGACTGACGCTTATCAGTGACTTCAGTCCACCTTCCCTGGACCCTGTTTTGCCACTGTGGCCCCAGAACACGCGCTGCCCGCACTGACCCCTCCTTTGCATGTGGCAATCTTTGCTCGTCACTTCGCACCGTCACACAAACCTGCACAACACATACGCAacacacacagcacacaccgctgacacactcaccctccgcctcgcca
It contains:
- the RMR3 gene encoding Receptor y region, transmembrane domain- and RING domain-containing protein 3; protein product: MSAPSGPGRSVQHQHHHQPRTFLSPRRVVLATALLAAAGVALTWPALLSSPPLAASDTTTLDDDEIARTAKAAFGRVVDPSEPWGAAWIHPDADPQLGTLDLSYAGGTPSAEGWLTHWLSMGGEGALTVMLKHTGEESDNLTFPHRPAAFPAFLQPSADLPVAGVLVPFASLKLPKHDKVGGESDDDDVAAGDAAAPLSAGKPESAPERACLPPAWPPIRPHPPKAPFTVALVERGGCDFATKVRAAQERGAAAVIVGDSTARADETDEEGRSRENLITMFSPEDTTGIIIPSVFVSRASYLTLRDLLSNHTVHGHPGLRVELGEATDDGNALGSLLTFALLMPSLFLLATIVAHRIRIARQREANRAPPTVVLSLPERVWTPDIVWEKDDSDESDKDTEPENAGAGDSDIKAPKSTPGSPLTTVRETSPPIEGDAAAGATLEVPDAPTPVTVVAEDAATPARPPAPPRKSKTAHRGKKRRPSKRYYSKDECAICMDNFHAGEIVRILPCGHVFHKDECDEWLLKWRKLCPTCRADVTIPASDLSSSATLTPVVDRSDPTAAQEAAAAGNDDATWVDRVGARVGAALHSLQESVRAAVRRPTETVDERTPLVPHDAV
- the PDB1 gene encoding Pyruvate dehydrogenase E1 component subunit beta, mitochondrial is translated as MASRAALTRLAALPAAASARALSTASTSSSLATSRAALAATATPRVARSEARFLVGKEQRRAASSDEGAQTMTVREALNAAMEEEMIRDPTVFVMGEEVARYNGAYKVTKGLLDKFGEDRVIDTPITESGFTGLAVGAALAGLRPVCEFMTWNFAMQAIDQIVNEGGKTYYMSGGNVPCPVTFRGPNGAAAGVGAQHSQCFAAWYGSIPGLKVVSPWSAADCKGLLKSAIRDPNPVCVLENELLYGVSFPMTKEELSEDFLIPFGKAKIEKEGSDITIVAHSKMVTHSLEAAEILEKEDGIKVEVVNLRSIRPLDIDTIVASVKKTNHLVTVEGGFPAFGVGSEIIAQVCESAAFDFLDAPPERITGADVPTPYAETLEGLAFPDTDLVVKTIRRHLYRQ